In the genome of Zygosaccharomyces rouxii strain CBS732 chromosome G complete sequence, the window GATTGTAGTTCTATGGTTGAGAACTCAGTAGCAGAGATGTAGGATACGACACCTCTCCCCATAGTGTATATATATGCATGTATGTGAATTCGATTTACTGTGCGCTAAGTTTGAAAACTGGAGTAATCATGTCAGTTTTAAGAAGTGGCATAATTAGTATGCGTTATCTTGATCGACAGTGTGCAAGATGTTCTCGGCATTTAATACTGCGGTTGTTCTTTTAGGAGTGAATCATAATTTTAAGTTTTGttatttatttttcaaattcactACAGTGCAGGAAAGCCAAAGCGTCCTGCCTACAGTGTATAAGAACATGTCTTGAACATATAAACATGGTTTCATTCACCAAAAATGAACACAGTACTACATTGAGCATCCTGCAGACGAGATACTGTATTtgcaaaaaagaaaatctgACATTTCTGAGGGCAACCGACGTCAACTTAAGTCTATGactttttaaaaaaataaatcttAATGCTTCCAACCAGATTCGAACTGATGATCTCCACATTACTAGTGTGGCGCCTTACCAACTTGGCCATAGAAGCTATTAAACCTTGATTTCACCAAGGTGAATTATAAGCGCAAAGTATTAGGGGTAGCACACTGACTTTTAACCAGACCTTTCCTTGGAGTTATACTCCACAATCTGGATGTTGAACATTTCACTCGTAGAGAGCTATTGCTCAATCGTATTGACCATATATAACACCACTAAAAAAAACCAAATGTTCCATGCATTGAGTCTCTCATATCACGAGAGATTATTTCCATTTTACTGATAGAATATAATATTACGTTATAACATATCTCCGATACCTCCAAACTCCTCCAACATCCCTCTTAGTCATCTTTTCATACTAACTCGATCTTTTCTAGTCTCCAGTCTCATGTAGTCGCAATGTCTCTAAAGAGTGGctcttttcatcaatttcaagagcCGAATTTTGTATTATATAAAGTCCGAATGATTAAAATACTCATCCGTTAAATCCACTAGTACCACTTGCTCACTAACTCACGAAAAGAATACACACATAAATAATGGTCGCTACATACTTTTTCGACGATAACAACTCTGTTGATTTTAGGGAACCTCATTACAGTGGCCAAGACGTCACGCTGGAACATTTGGGTAAATTGGGGGTCCTCTACAAGTATCTACCATCACAATCGGACGTTGATTCATTGGCTGAGGAACGCGCTTACAAGAATAGAGACGTTGTCAATCTATCCCCAGCATCTTTTGCAaatgatgaggaaaaacTGTTAGAGAAGCTGAATGTTTTCTACAAGGAACACCTtcatgaagatgaagagattcGTTACTGCCTTGATGGATCAGGATATTTCGACATCAAGGACTCGACCATTGACCAATGGATCCGCGTTAGATTAGATAAACACGACTTGCTGATAGTTCCAGCAGGCATATTCCACAGATTCACAGTTACGACAGACAACTACATCAAGGCCCTAAGACTTTTTCAAGACGAACCTAAGTGGCAGGCAATTAACAAACCCGAGGCTGACCAAAATCCAGTTCGCAAAAACTACCTAGCCACTCTACAGAGTGCCTGATGCTCGCAACAGGCAAATATGTAATGCTGCCAACTAAATATTCATTTCATATCATCATGTATTTATTCAGATCCAAGTtttgacattttttttcaccttcgtATTTTGTGACGGGACAATAAGCCCATATTGGGTCAACCTCATCAATGGATACCTCGATACCGGACCTCAATAGGTATGGAGACAGTGAAAGGTTGACAAAGATCGAGGGGTTGATTGCTGTTGGAAGACTGGTGCTAAAGGTGCTGAGAGGTTGTTAAGACTTATTGTTTCCACCTTGCTTCCTGGTTTGGTAAAATGGACGCGGCcgtttcatcatcaacattaTTATCACGGTCGGTCACGACAGTTGCATCGTCAATGGTATCTGCATCTACATCGGCGTCTCCGTCAGAGAGTATTTTGAGTACACTAgcatcagcatcagcatCTGCAACAGCAGATGCCGTAGCGGCAGTTGCTGAAGGTGTGCCTGTACCCGCACCACATGCAAACTCAGGTGACATACTTTCATCATATTTACCACGAGTGGATCAGTTTTACATCCCAGAATGGCTAACAATGCAATTTGTTGCCAACAATTTGGTGAGCTTTACGCCACTGTTTTCCTATGGTACTACAATTTTAAGCATTGAGAGATCAAAAACGGCGCTGGGATTTTCTATTGATATTTGTGCGACGATGATGATTGCAAGCATTCTTAGAATTTCATATTATCTGATAACGCCATATGAAATTACACTATTAAGACAATCTATTGTAATgattttcatccaattAATTTTACTGAGAACAACACTACTCTACAGACCGGAAGAGTATAAATATCACAATTTGCATGATGTGGAATCGTTTTCACAATTGATCCGTAACGTTTGGTATGAATATTTTGCCTGTTCCAAACCGCCGTTCTTCAGCAAGGACTGGAGACTAATGCTAAGATCCCTCTCGTTTAAACATCTAACGGGGTTCCTTTACAAATGCCTCCTAATGGCTTGTTATAAAGTTTTAAAGTTTTTCGATCCAAGTTATAAGAGGTTTAAGTCATTTTGGCAATGGGACGATGAAAgtaaattttggaaattccTAGTTTATTTTGCCTCTTTCCAACTGTTCTTAACGTTTATCATTTCGAAAGTTTTAAATTGGGAATCCTTATCTACTTGGATTGGTTCAGTAATTGGATCTTTAGGACTTTTAATCGAATCGCTGTTACCATTACCGCAGattgcaattctttacaagtTAAAGTCAGTCCAAGGTTTTAAACTAATTCTGTTGATTAGCTGGTTCTGTGGTGATACTCTTAAAATCACATATTTAATCTTTGGGGCCAGTAATATATCAGTCATTTTCCTATTATTTGcacttttccaaatgacTTTGGATTTTTACATCGGTGGACAGTACATCTATTACAGATATTATTATCCAAGCTTGAGGAATAGAAGAGAGGCACCATTGAGagatgaggaagaaaatGGAGAGATAattgaattagaaaatttcaaaatgaatAATAGTGATCTGGAGCTTCAAACACCCCCGCCTCACCAACATGGAAGGGTAAGATCTCATTCTCTTATGGGACAGTAGAGACGAAAAGTTGGGTATGAATtcgaaaatgaaataaaatatatacatattaaaaaaaaaaaaaaaaaaaaaaaaatgctTGTGGAGGAAAGTTGTGCATTCTTTTCTCATCCTCATTCcccttttcttttctccaCAAGTTCTATAACTTATAGAATAATATAAATTTTGGGATGTATATACGATACGCAAAcggaatttttttttaaaaagcTTCTTCTAATCCATATCTTGGGAATCCCAAGTTATTTTGACCTTTGGTGAACAAAGTCTATCTCTCAGCTTTCTTCTCGTTTCGCCCTTCTTCGCATATGCTCTCAATCTACTCTTAAGAGCAGAAAGTTCTTGaccatcttttttttcaactttaCCGCCGAAATCTTCTGCCATTAAATCTGAAATTCTTCTAGAGACTTCTTTATTGGATGATCGATTGGTTGAAATGATTACAGACTGTTCTTCAAGAACGTGCAACTTTTGGTTTAGGAATGTTCCATACAAGCTCTTCAATTGCTCAGTGCTATTAATGTTGTAAATTTGAGTGCGTACTTTCCAACCTGCAAGATCCTTTGGATGGAAAAAACTGGggtatttgaaatttttaaaattacGGTAGTAGTCTTGATTTAATTTTGCAATAACGTAGTCACAAGACTCTGGTGTCAAAACCTTTTGGGATGGCCGTGCAAAGCCAGGAATTTTAAGCTCTTTCTTCTGGGATTCCCTATATTCATGAGACActttaatttgaaaaccAACTATTGAGTCACCTAGATTTTCTAATAGCTGTTGATTTTCCTCACGTATATGAGCAAGTTGCTGGGAAATTGCATTGTTATCCATATCTTTCGTTAGGAGTGGTTTATCCTCGTAATCATCAGGTAATGGTACGGCTACCACTTTCAAAACAGGTTTTTCCACAGATCTCAGCGACTTGGAACCATTTGTATCTTTACTCGTAACGGTTTGCATCATAATTTTAcatttttgccaattcttgatgCCTTTAGAatttaacaaattctttacatgcattaaaatatttttgaagagatgGATAGATATCTTGAATTCCTTATCTGCGACTGCAGATGCCACTTTCCTTGCATCCCGCTGCTGTTGCGTAAAAAAAACTTGATCACCATAGATCGATCTCAAATCATGGTTCTTGGATGACAGTGCAAAGTTAAATTTAGAATCGTAGCAAGAATGAATAATGAAATCCAAATCCTCTAGCGGTAAGTACTGGAATCCAAACATCCTAGCGATATTGTGATACGCAACGAATATTCCATCCATCTTACCAATTCTTGCCTGCAGGGAATATTTCAACAACGTGCTTCTAACcaattcgaaaaattctctttccAATGATTCAAACTCTCCAAATACTCTATCAATCTCGTAACCAGTGTAATTGTTGTTACTCTCCACAAAGGACAAATCATGCCTGATAGCGGCAACAGCCCTAGTCTTCAAATCAAACACACCAGTCCCTGGAAGCTTGGAATCGTATGCATCTAGCTGAGACCTTAAAAGAAATGAATCCACTTGGGAATAGTGGTAAGATTCGGGCTGACTCTGCGCTCTATCAGTAAGAAATTCCTCCAATGAATGGCCCAGTATCGACAAAACAATTTCCCTATCGAGACTTTTATCAGAATCAATAGAGGTAACCTTATCATCCAATTTTCGCAGTATAAAGCTTGCTGGTAATTTAGCACCTTGTGTATACGTCAAATGTTTGTCGGGAAATCTTCTCGATAACGGCAGATCCACTGCGTTGAGTGGTCTAAAACCAGATAACAAGAAATGCAGCTGTGATAAGGAGGATGTCATAGAACTGGTAGAGGAAACGTATTCACTTTTAGAAATTTTTGCCATCCTGTGTAAAGTCTCATCTTTATGTGGAGTAATAAACGGTAATTCACCATCGTCCTTTGGTTCCAGCATATCAGGTGCAAtcatttccaattcagGCTCAAAATTGTAGACACCGGTTCTTGAATCTTGCAATTGATGTAAAGTCAACGGCTGGTAGAGTACTCTTGCCAAATCGTGAGTCAGCCTTGGTGGTTTAGTTTTAACCAAACTCTTATCGTTTTTAGTCCCCAGAAATTGCCCGTTTTCTGGATCCACACTCATCTGCTGTACATTATTCACACTAGCCACTATCGAGGCATCAGGAATATTAGCGCTACTACTGCCTTTATCGCTATCTGGGTTTATAACATATCTTTTGGCAGGTTTCCGTCTCAATTTGGACCTAGCAAACGAATGACCCCGGTAAAAGTACCTGGTACGAAAAAGTGATGTGCGGTACATCGAACTCAGTGGCCAAAGAGGTGAAACCAAGCAAATTATTGGCTGGTAATCCTCCAGAATACCAGTGGTTTCAGTGCATCTcatttcttcaagattCTTAATAGTGTGAAAATCACAAATCGTTCTGCACGGCTCATCTCGACCATATCGGGAAGAAGGTTTTAAGGGATCTTCAACAGTCTCtaaacaacaacaatagTAGTTCAGCGATAACAGCCGGTTAAGAAAGGCACGAACAGGATGTCTCAGCTATTAAATCGCAGTTTCATATGATTCAAAGACTTTCACTTTAGTGCAGTTGCATAAACTCTGCTCGAGTGAATGCTTCAAAAAGACTAAGTTCGAGAGATGATAGCAATACCCCAAAGGATAAAGGGGTTCTAATGTTTACGGGGAACGATTGATATCGCACGGATGGCAGAAGTGGAACTATAATTCCCGGAATTAGTAAAGTAATTCATGGCGCTTACGATCAGGAATGATTTCGTATATAACCAACCAACTACACTACAGTATAAGGTAGAGGTGGTGGAAGCAAGCATCGCATTGGTGCAACTGTAGAACAGTATCGAATTGCGTAATCATGTATCTCAGGAGTGCTTTCAAGAAATGTACCAGATTTTATTCTGCAGCTGTCCCACTTCTAAAAAACTCAAATggaattggatttgatgTGGCTGCTTTGCGTGATAGTGGAAGGATTATCAAGGCATTGTCAAATGATAAATCTACTACTATAACATTTGTGAGTGATGATTTGCCAGACGGTAAACCATACACTGTTGCCTTCAATAATCTGTTCCTGAGAGATTCCTCAAGATCGCCAAAATCCGTGGATCCAACTACAGGTCAAAAATTACTTACTACAAGTCAGTTATCCCGTAATCCACTGTCTACCACTCCCATAAGTGTGCAAGTGACACCGGAGGGTAAGTTTGTTAGTATCAAATGGGAAGATGGCGATAGCTACAATTATCCATTGGAGTTTATCTATAAATTTAAAGGCTCTTCTTTTGTCACCGAATCGATGAGAATCACCTCACCTAACCCAAAGACTTTGTTTTGGGACGAGGAGACCTTGAACAACCATAGGGATGAAGTAATGGGGACAGATTATGAGGCATATACGCACGATGATAACCATTTATATCAGTTGCTAAGGactttacaaaaatttggcATAGTCTTTATCAATGGTGTTCCTCAGGGCGATCATGGTGCTATTAAAAAAATCGCAGAGAGAATTGGCCCCATCAGGAATACATTTTATggtgaaacttttgatgTGAAAGGTGCCAATAATGAGACCCCCAACATAGCTTATTCAAATCTAGCACTGCCGCTTCACATGGATCTACTATACATGGAAAATGTGCCAGAATACCAACTGCTACACACAATCAACAACCCAAAGGAGGGATCTGGTGGAGTTAACGTATTTGTCGATGGATTTAGAGCTGCAAATGAAGTTCGTGAATTGGATACTATATCTTACCAGGCGCTGCAAAACGTGCCTATCAATTACCATTACAGTAGAGGTGATAAGAGATATTATCAATCAAAACCTATGATCGAACACCACGAGTCACACAAGGGGAACACTCTGGATGATTACTTTGACGGTTTGATAAAAGCCGTTAATTATTCACCGCCATTTCAGGCGCCTTTTACCTTTGGTATCCACGCCAAATCTCCAGAATCTGACGCTTGCAAAAGTAAATTAGCTGAAAGGCACATGTTCAACGATTTTACAAACGGTCTCGAGCTTTTTGAGGACTGTATAACTGATAAGAGCAATCAGTTTGAAATTAAGTTGCCGCCCAACAGTTGCGTAATCTTAGACAACAGGAGAGTCTTACACGCGAGAAGTGCTTACTCTAGCGATTCTAGGTGGATCAAGGGCTGCTACATGGATAAAGATACGATTATAAGTAGATTGAATTATTTACGTGAGAAGTTTTTATAAAAACCAACTTAACCTCCAACACATTACTTTGAAGAATCAaaaaagttgaaaagaaaagatggGAAAAGGCTTGATTGATTATATGAATGACTGCAGTACCAAAGATGATTTATACAAATCACTCTTGCCGCGGACAAGAACCATTCACATGAACATGTATGATGAGGACATCAGCGGCACTATCGAAACCATACTAAGCTTAACAAAAAACTCTTTGGAGCAACATCAGCAACCAGTCAACATACTTATAAGGACTAAAAGCAAATCCCCCATATCTCTAAAGTTTCCAGACCACGGGTTATATTCTTCAGTTGCCGCCCACCAAAATTCCAACCGAATTGCAATCATGTTAAACCTTTTACAGACAATCCAGGAGTGTCTCACGAGTAGTACTGTCAAGACTAACCGTGATCTGTTTTATTCTAATGTGGAATTGTATGGGAAACAGGTAACAGTAGATCGCTGGATAAATACTATTGCTCAAAGCTTGGAACTGACCAACGCTAGAGATAACCTAAATGTGATTCCTGCACAAAAAGGGTTAGTGTTTACTACGCAAGAGATAAGAATACTGACCAAGGGCAGTGAAGAACGTATCAACCCCTACCATTCTAGTTTGATTCCCCATATGGATCAGAATTCCCTGTGTCAGATCGTGCCAGGAAGAAATGCGACTACTCGTCTCTTAGTGCTGGAGAAGGAAGCAGTATACAACCAACTAGTTAACGATGTGCAATACAGCCCCTCCTACTACGACGACTGTATCATTGTCACTGGTAAAGGATATCCAGATTTTTTGACCAGACTGTTCTTACACAAGCTACAAGTTTCGACAACCGCCATTGAACGCTGGGAAATCTATACAGACGCTGACCCTTATGGTGTCGATATTGCAATGAAATACGTGCAAAATGTTAAGGAACCTTGTAGGTGCAATAAGTTAGTGCATAGGGGAGTTTTTTTATTCCAATTGATGTCAAATCAGCGGCAGCAGGTTCAATACCTTCCAATGACCCAAAGGGACACCGCCGTTGCCACTAGAATACTACAAAGAGTGACAGAATCAAACCTTCCAAACATGACAACGGTTCAAGAGCTACAGAGACAGATTTTCCTCCAGAAAAAGGCAGAAATGAACGTTATGGGCAGGGAAACCTACCTAGGGCAAAAATAAGACCGGAGAAAACAGATGGCGACAGTTATAAGGCCCTAAAAATCCATGCTGATCCTCTAAAATTATTATGAGATATTCCATCATCTTATTGTAACGCGTAACTTTGAGAAATACGTGTCCATACACTGGaaggttgaaaaaaaaataaagaattaaGATGAAAAACTACAAGAAATCCCGAACAAAACAAAGCAACGAAGGAGAAGTGGAATTAGAAATATTATCAGGTgtcaagaattttttctatttgatTCCCACCTTCTCAATTGACACGTTGACACAAAAGTATAACTTTTTTTGAGAGGTCATAACGACATGCAATTGCAATCAATTTTGCCCCATCTACTTGCAGTTATCTGTTGCTGTCTGATTCCAGCGGTGAAAGCTGAATCTTCCAATTATGCACCATTTTCCATAGCATTGCCagctttttcaaaagaatgcCTATACTATGATTTAACAGATAATGAGGATTCTTTAGTTGTCAGTTATCAAGTTTTGACTGgtggaaattttgaaattgattttgaaattactTCTCCAGATGGAACTAAAATTATCTCTGAAAAGCAAAAGAAGTATTCcgattttcttttgaaatcatttGGTTTAGGCCAATACAGTTTCTGTTTTACCAATTCATACGGAACTgctttgaagaaagtgGAAGTTGTCCTTGAACTAGAGAAGGGAAATTTAGGTATCCCAGACGAAAACAGTTCACCACAAGATGCAATCTCTAATAATGCAATTGAAGAGATCGACAGAAATTTGCAAAAGATTACTAAGGCCATGAATTATTTGAGGGCAAGAGAATGGAGAAATATGTACACCGTGGAATCAACCGATTCCAGACTAACTTGGTTATCACTACTAATCATGGGTCTCATGGTGGGCATAAGTGTCCTACAAGCAGTGgtcattcaattcttctttaaagtTCGTTCGAAGAACTACGTATGATCGAACTAAAGCCAAAACTCCTGTGTTGTTATGTATGTTATATGGCATACCAATGaaatgcatttttttttctcactTACTATTATATATTGACAGCTGCTAATATAAAGGTCAAGAGGAATGAAACTTTAAAACTTGGTCTTTCCCACACTAAAGTG includes:
- the ADI1 gene encoding acireductone dioxygenase (Ni2+-requiring) (similar to uniprot|Q03677 Saccharomyces cerevisiae YMR009W ADI1 Predicted acireductone dioxygenease of the methionine salvage pathway), with amino-acid sequence MVATYFFDDNNSVDFREPHYSGQDVTLEHLGKLGVLYKYLPSQSDVDSLAEERAYKNRDVVNLSPASFANDEEKLLEKLNVFYKEHLHEDEEIRYCLDGSGYFDIKDSTIDQWIRVRLDKHDLLIVPAGIFHRFTVTTDNYIKALRLFQDEPKWQAINKPEADQNPVRKNYLATLQSA
- the ANY1 gene encoding Any1p (similar to uniprot|Q03687 YMR010W Saccharomyces cerevisiae Protein of unknown function), coding for MDAAVSSSTLLSRSVTTVASSMVSASTSASPSESILSTLASASASATADAVAAVAEGVPVPAPHANSGDILSSYLPRVDQFYIPEWLTMQFVANNLVSFTPLFSYGTTILSIERSKTALGFSIDICATMMIASILRISYYLITPYEITLLRQSIVMIFIQLILLRTTLLYRPEEYKYHNLHDVESFSQLIRNVWYEYFACSKPPFFSKDWRLMLRSLSFKHLTGFLYKCLLMACYKVLKFFDPSYKRFKSFWQWDDESKFWKFLVYFASFQLFLTFIISKVLNWESLSTWIGSVIGSLGLLIESLLPLPQIAILYKLKSVQGFKLILLISWFCGDTLKITYLIFGASNISVIFLLFALFQMTLDFYIGGQYIYYRYYYPSLRNRREAPLRDEEENGEIIELENFKMNNSDLELQTPPPHQHGRVRSHSLMGQ
- the PET127 gene encoding Pet127p (weakly similar to uniprot|P32606 YOR017W Saccharomyces cerevisiae PET127 Protein with a role in mitochondrial RNA stability and/or processing), translating into MRCTETTGILEDYQPIICLVSPLWPLSSMYRTSLFRTRYFYRGHSFARSKLRRKPAKRYVINPDSDKGSSSANIPDASIVASVNNVQQMSVDPENGQFLGTKNDKSLVKTKPPRLTHDLARVLYQPLTLHQLQDSRTGVYNFEPELEMIAPDMLEPKDDGELPFITPHKDETLHRMAKISKSEYVSSTSSMTSSLSQLHFLLSGFRPLNAVDLPLSRRFPDKHLTYTQGAKLPASFILRKLDDKVTSIDSDKSLDREIVLSILGHSLEEFLTDRAQSQPESYHYSQVDSFLLRSQLDAYDSKLPGTGVFDLKTRAVAAIRHDLSFVESNNNYTGYEIDRVFGEFESLEREFFELVRSTLLKYSLQARIGKMDGIFVAYHNIARMFGFQYLPLEDLDFIIHSCYDSKFNFALSSKNHDLRSIYGDQVFFTQQQRDARKVASAVADKEFKISIHLFKNILMHVKNLLNSKGIKNWQKCKIMMQTVTSKDTNGSKSLRSVEKPVLKVVAVPLPDDYEDKPLLTKDMDNNAISQQLAHIREENQQLLENLGDSIVGFQIKVSHEYRESQKKELKIPGFARPSQKVLTPESCDYVIAKLNQDYYRNFKNFKYPSFFHPKDLAGWKVRTQIYNINSTEQLKSLYGTFLNQKLHVLEEQSVIISTNRSSNKEVSRRISDLMAEDFGGKVEKKDGQELSALKSRLRAYAKKGETRRKLRDRLCSPKVKITWDSQDMD
- the AIM17 gene encoding Aim17p (similar to uniprot|P23180 Saccharomyces cerevisiae YHL021C FMP12 The authentic non-tagged protein was localized to the mitochondria); the protein is MYLRSAFKKCTRFYSAAVPLLKNSNGIGFDVAALRDSGRIIKALSNDKSTTITFVSDDLPDGKPYTVAFNNLFLRDSSRSPKSVDPTTGQKLLTTSQLSRNPLSTTPISVQVTPEGKFVSIKWEDGDSYNYPLEFIYKFKGSSFVTESMRITSPNPKTLFWDEETLNNHRDEVMGTDYEAYTHDDNHLYQLLRTLQKFGIVFINGVPQGDHGAIKKIAERIGPIRNTFYGETFDVKGANNETPNIAYSNLALPLHMDLLYMENVPEYQLLHTINNPKEGSGGVNVFVDGFRAANEVRELDTISYQALQNVPINYHYSRGDKRYYQSKPMIEHHESHKGNTLDDYFDGLIKAVNYSPPFQAPFTFGIHAKSPESDACKSKLAERHMFNDFTNGLELFEDCITDKSNQFEIKLPPNSCVILDNRRVLHARSAYSSDSRWIKGCYMDKDTIISRLNYLREKFL
- the SPO11 gene encoding DNA topoisomerase (ATP-hydrolyzing) (similar to uniprot|P23179 Saccharomyces cerevisiae YHL022C SPO11 Meiosis-specific protein that initiates meiotic recombination by catalyzing the formation of double-strand breaks in DNA via a transesterification reaction required for homologous chromosome pairing and synaptonemal complex formation) — its product is MGKGLIDYMNDCSTKDDLYKSLLPRTRTIHMNMYDEDISGTIETILSLTKNSLEQHQQPVNILIRTKSKSPISLKFPDHGLYSSVAAHQNSNRIAIMLNLLQTIQECLTSSTVKTNRDLFYSNVELYGKQVTVDRWINTIAQSLELTNARDNLNVIPAQKGLVFTTQEIRILTKGSEERINPYHSSLIPHMDQNSLCQIVPGRNATTRLLVLEKEAVYNQLVNDVQYSPSYYDDCIIVTGKGYPDFLTRLFLHKLQVSTTAIERWEIYTDADPYGVDIAMKYVQNVKEPCRCNKLVHRGVFLFQLMSNQRQQVQYLPMTQRDTAVATRILQRVTESNLPNMTTVQELQRQIFLQKKAEMNVMGRETYLGQK
- a CDS encoding emp24/gp25L/p24 family protein (similar to uniprot|Q12450 Saccharomyces cerevisiae or to uniprot|P39704 Saccharomyces cerevisiae YAL007C ERP2 Protein that forms a heterotrimeric complex with Erp1p, Emp24p, and Erv25p; member, along with Emp24p and Erv25p, of the p24 family involved in ER to Golgi transport and localized to COPII-coated vesicles), with protein sequence MQLQSILPHLLAVICCCLIPAVKAESSNYAPFSIALPAFSKECLYYDLTDNEDSLVVSYQVLTGGNFEIDFEITSPDGTKIISEKQKKYSDFLLKSFGLGQYSFCFTNSYGTALKKVEVVLELEKGNLGIPDENSSPQDAISNNAIEEIDRNLQKITKAMNYLRAREWRNMYTVESTDSRLTWLSLLIMGLMVGISVLQAVVIQFFFKVRSKNYV